Genomic DNA from Prunus persica cultivar Lovell chromosome G1, Prunus_persica_NCBIv2, whole genome shotgun sequence:
TTTCTGGGCAACAAATGGTCCTCCTCAGTAGCAGCTTGAATCTCAGGTCCCTCAAAATCCTCatcaatatcaaaataattcaCTGCATTTTCAGCCTTCTCATCATAATCTGTCATAAGAGAACACAATGAGTGCATACTCACAAAATAAGAATGTGAACGAtgaacttattttttatttccacCTCATTTATTAGAGAATGAGAGCGTGAGACTGACAGACAGACTGGCTAAGGTCAAATACAACACAGAGAATATTAGAATCACCATAGCTTCACCCAGTGGAGAAGTCAAATTGTACAATGTACAGCCTTAAAGAACAGGTAtcacaaaaatttatctgaggTTAAACATCTCAGCAACACACTAGAAACAAATTTATCGCATTTGCTGCGACATTTTTATGCCCCTTAGCACAGAATCCATCTTCCACGAGAGGCAAATGGCCACTCAAGGAGCAAATTAGAAGATCAAGGGTATATCCTAGAATGCCAGGAATTAAATATTTCATATGCATAAAGTGCTAAAACGACAAATTAAATAAGACTGAAGTAATGGTTATAATTGTGAAATTGCATCCAAGGTTTTCTGGGTGGTACAAAATTGGAAGAAGGAAAATCAGAATTATCAcctaaaaactaaataaaatatacaaaaagcATCATAGTGTATTCACAAATGAATTGCGAGGGTGTAAATATAGTGCATTAGCAAAATAAATTGAGAGAGAGTAATCATAGTGCAGTCACAAATAAATCTAGAAAGAGTGATAATCGTGCATTCGCTAGATTCCTTTGTTCTTAAAATGATATTGCTTGATTGccaataaaagaaattgtaaGACAAATATAACAAATAGATATGAATTGGGACCGGGGGAGGCGGGAGGGGAGGAGTCACTAGCAAAACATCAAAAAATTGCATGAGATCGTTTTTCAAGGCTCACAATATTCACCTTCTTCAACAGCATCAGTTGATGTTTGTGGTGATTTTACTGACAGctaaaaatcaaacaaaaaatttacatatCAGGGAAGAGAGTTAAAAAGAAGGGTAGGAGAAAGCACAAGTAAAGGAATAAGAGAgttccataaaataaaaaaaatttaaaattttaaaaagcaagTGCCAAAAAAGCAATTATAACTCCCTTAAATATAATAAGAAATTCATGACAATGGGCCCCAAGATAATATTTATGACTACCAAATAGAGCAAAAGACCTAAAGAAATGGATGAGAAATCCATACATCTATGCCTGTTATAGACGGACCCAGCTTGTCAGCAAGTGCAGCGAGGTGTTCCTTTGCATCCTGTGGTTTCAGCATCAAGATTACATCACTAAACTAGAACTCAATTTAAAAGTGTAAATGCATAAATGAGAACACTCATGAATATCTAAATGGATGATTATTGCTGATaaacccaaaattttaaatatatatatatggaagaataaataataataataataataataataataataataataataataagagagagaggaagcaAGATCATTATTAAAACATTATTGCAAGCtcaaaatgcaagaaatagaGCCGAGTTTAAACACTTCAAAACATGAGGGCGAGTGCTCTTCAACAGGTAGACAATGATGCAAATTGTTGAATGTCCCAGAATTAATAATTTGCAGTGGACCAAGAAAtcttaaaatatatttcaatttcatggcAACGGCTACTTGCATGTCAGCTTTAGAAGACATGCCAGAAATTTAGTTTCTTGTTCATGCTTTTCTTGTAGAACAAGCAGTATCTGAAGTGCTGTGATATATTATTTGGTAATACGTTCGATTATACAAATGTTAAaatatttgtgtttgtttttcttggacTGTCAGTCAAAACTTATAGGCATTCAAATAGGCATGTGTATATTAGGGAATTTGGGAAGACGAAGAGGTCTAAAAGAATGAATTAGTTTCTTTCAAGATACTCGGATTCTCCCTTACATGACCCCAATAAAATGAAAGGCTTATAGCCTTAGAACATAACATTAGATTTCCAATGTGTCTTGTTCAGTTGGGGTGGCCGAATGGCTACTGTGTACTTCCTCTAGAGAAAATTCAATCCCATTCAAGCAGAACAAGATAGTTAGAGCGGAATGCTATGCATTCTGCTCCAGCAGCTCAAACTGTTTCATAGTTTAAGTTATGATTTTGAGCCCTTTTTTGTCCTTGTTCTTCCCAGGTTAGCCTCAGTCTTATGGGGTATTTAAAGTTACGGTTAGAGCCTTTTAGGGTCTgtttggtttagggtttaggtttgTGGTGAGAAAGGGTGTGTTTAGGTTTCTCTATTGAGTGCTTCCATGGGAAAAGAGAGATTATCCTGTGTGAGGGAGACCCAAAACGTTCTTTGTTGTTATCTTCTTTTATGCTCCCTTTGGATGATTTATTTGGATTCATATGGCCCGTGGATGTGGCCCAACTTGGGGTGAACCACGTAAATTGGTGTTCATTTTGTCTATGATCTATTTTGTTGTTGGGCACAGCCCACAGGAGCTTAGATTTGGAATTCCCTAACAATTCCAAGTAGGTTGACTCATCGCACATGCATTTCTATGGCCATCCATAACTTGTCAAATCTATTTCAAGCTTCAATAATTGTAAGCAAGTACTTCTTGTtacttatttgtttgtttcacCACAGTTAAAcccaaaattaaatgaaacccAAAATTAAATGAGAGGGGGGGAAGTAAGGTTACCTCGTCAAGGTAATCGGCATCAAGACCACCAGAGTCATTGACATTGCCAAACATAAATCCAAGAAATCGACTACCCCTGCCAGCCTCCTCATATTCTTCCTCATCatctaccaaaacaaaaaaatttgagatcACACTTGATATGCAAAACTATAAGCAATAGCAAATAAGACTTGAACTACAAAggtcaaaaaaaattaaaattgcaaATGTGTATTTTATAAATTCACAACATTGCAGACAAGGAAAAATTGAGATATCCAAATAAAAGGCAGGAAAACTTGCCAATATCTTTACAAAGGGGGGTGTCTAGCTCTTTCTTCCATTTACTCATAGACAAGTTTGGTGCATCAGCTTGAGAGGGGAGAATTGGAATATATAACTATAACTTTGTTAATATTTGTAATTGTGTGTGTACTCAAAGTGCTATCATTGAAGCAAGCATGGAGAGAGTAGTTAACCTTTCTCATTAGAAGGAAACACCACACCACGCAATTCAATGTACCAGCAATATACATAGCACACAAAGTTGTACAACTCGAAAGGAAATAATACTTTACTGAATGAATCAATAAAAGGCACCAACGACCGTGTACATACAGCTAAAAAGAACAGAAACACAACTAAGAAAAACTTAGAACTTGGaatgagaaaaacaaattccCTAGGATCAACAGCCAGTACCAGTAAGTCGTTACCCCCCTGCTCTAGTCCAAGGCAATTTTTTATTCCTTTCAACTCTGAGTTCAACCTTTTTTAACATAACAAAGAGCGAGCAAAAAAATGCATTTTGAGTTAAACATCCAACTTACCTTCATCCCTTCCATCTTGGGAACCACCATCTGAATCATGGCCCATGTTGTAACAGCTCTGCAATAACcctaaagaaaattcaaaatcttgaaattagattataaatttatagCAGCCATTGCCCAACCTATTCCACTATCACCAACCACCACACCCACCACCCAATTGAACCACCACGTCAAACCCAATTGAACCACCACTGTCAAACCAAATTGAAGCTCCACATCAAACACAATCGAACCCAATTGAAGGGGATGAAGATCTGCGACTCTGAAGgggaaaatagagagagagccaagaatAGAGAACTGGTGAGAGGAGTGGGAACCAGAGAAGTTGGGAGGGAGATAGAGAAACGgagagaacaaaaacaaagagatgagagaaaaacagaggagATGTGATTTGGGTGGGTTTTGGAGAGAGGGAAAAGAAGGTGGGGGGACGTACTGGGAAGGAGGGttgtttttttgtaatttttttttcttttgctaagGCGAGGTGTTGAGgttgtttctttttaattttttaaaataattctaattttattattgttttacattggattttttttttttttaatttagatAAGACTAGGGTGATTTTATTTGGGATCCGGATtctttattatgattttttttgtcgTGATCTGCTTGTCTTTCGTCCTACACATACcacctcattaaaatttaatctaaccATGTTTGGTATGCTTCATTGTGCCTCACTGACTGAATTAGgttaaataatacttgaaactCATGGTAAGGAAGGAGATTATCTTAAATGAGATTATATAGTCCAATAGTTAAAAAAGGCCCGAACCCGTACAGCTAATATAGTGAACCCAAAATTGGGTTCGCAAAATAGGACGCtcaggggtcgtttggtacggcggactgtcatggactggactaaatcctgggactgtcttggattagctcggattggcctaatctggattaagtactgacctgCGTTTGGTGATGcgtcggactaagaagctggattgtaaaaatagtgaaaaccCATATTTGGTACTGTGTTggactaaaaaaattatttaaatatttaaaattaatttgggattttgacctaaaactaaataaatactacaaagaaaccaatgagatatgtataatttattatataaaaaaaaattaaaatattttttaaagacaaattatctttatcttttatcttttatcttttatcttttttctatttttctttctttcttccttttctctccttctcttttcttcttccttcccagccctgtttcttttttctcttttctttctccctcCCGATCTCTCTCTggttctctcctttttttctccaatacTGACACAACATTGgtatcccttttttttttattttttatattcccCTCCCAAACCTTTCTCTGCTtccctctcattttctctctatTCTTCCCCCTTCTTCCCCCCGCCccccttcctttttttgttgttgttgtcgtTACAGAGGGGGTAAAcgccccaaaacaaaaacaattaaatatgACAAGGGGAGGTCTGGCAGGACCTTGAGCATCAACATCTAAAATGGCTCTAAGGAAGGCAGGAGTTTCTTCAAAAACATCGAGGCCATGATTAAACTTGTGATTGGCAACCAAGGTCTCTTGTTCCCTTTGAAGTCACAGatcctcatcttcttcgaagtcACAAATCTCCATTTGGTTTCACTGAGCCACGATCAATGGTTGGTAATTTTTCGAAAGGTTCAATTGGGTTGTGGTTCCACtgggtttgatttggtggTGGTTGATTCAAGTGGTTGAGTTTGAATTGGTGGTGGTTGGTTGGTGTGACTGGGTTTATGGTGGTGATAATTctaggtgaagaagaagaagaaattgattcTTGAAGCTTGGATATGGATTTGGTCTTGCGATTGGATTAGTCGGACTTGCGCGTCAAAATAGCACGCTCGCTATTTTGCGAACTGCATTTCAGCCTCTCTGTATAAGGAGAGCGAGTGAGGAGGTTTTTTAACTATTGGACTCCACAATCCCATTTAACTTAGTTCCCCATTTTACCAAACATAGGTTTCAAGGCTTATTTAGCATAGTCCTGTCTAGTGAGGCACACCAAACACACCCTCACTGTTTTGAACACGCGAGTCCGACTTCCTTATCGCTTAACCCCACCACAGATCCAATCGACGAAACACAGTGCCCAGTGCTCCATCCTGGATTTCTTCTCAGAACGATCCACCCACCAGCATAACCCAGAACCATCTCTCTTCGCCATCTGAGTCCAATTCGTAGCAACtccagagaaaaaagaaaagcagaaaataatgaaactaGAAACAGagataagaaaaaaggaaaaaagaagaaaagaaaagaggaaaaaatctGGGTCTGTGTACTTATGATACTGCTCCTATTTGGGTAGCTTTCTTACTTGCTGATGATGTTATGGGGTGTTTAGAAATCGCTTGATCTGTGTTGAATCGGCGTAGTTCGTTTTCATTCGAACACACCCTTAGTTGCGCTCAGACAATGAAGAAGGCGGTGCTGGAAAAAATGGAGCCATCTTGCTACTGTTGCCAAATTGCTCATCTTGAATTACAGGGTATGATGCCCTACTTGGTGGAGACCCACAAAAAAATGGTGGCGATGAAGCCAGTTGGTTACTGGATCTCTCCTCACAattgaggaaaaagaaaaaaaaaaaaaccagaacagaaagaaaagatgcAGAAGAggagaataaataaaagagagaaaaataagaataaataagaataaatacttttttttttttttttaaacacggAGAGAGTAAGAGAGCGCTTGATAGGAGTGGGGctctttttcaattctttttttttttttgggtaactcttttttaatattcactattttaatatttaaattaattaaaaattaaacataaataaataattatacaacCCAACTCTTTTTCAATTCACACGGGTTGGgttgtataattatttatttatgtttaatttttaattaatttaaatattaaaataattattttttagttcgacacaacaccaaacataggtattcactatttttataatttagcttcttagtccgacgCAACACCAAACGTAagtcagtacttaatccaacTTAAGCCAATCCGAATtaatccaagacagtcccAGAATTTAGTTCCGTCCATAATAATCCGCCGTACCAAACAACCCAAGGAATTTAAACTGAACACATCATACGTCtgttttttcctcttcttcattttgtcTCCCACTCCTCTCATTCATCTATTCTCCTCCCAAACGCCATCGTTGTTAGTTTCGTCAGATACAGGCAAAGGCAAAGAGAGGGAAAATTGAGTCTTGGAGTGTTCTTTTATATAGAACGTAGAACTTTTTTTTGGACGAATGGGCAGTAGTACTTGGAGTCACGTTTGATTTGGTCTAAGgaggttttagttttttaattttactcAACAAACTAATTATATTCTCAAGTTTTGGCACGTTTagttttaattacaaaataataGAATTAAGTAATACAACTAGTTAACAATATTAATGAATTGAAGAAAATGTTTAAGACGTTGATCAAATTACAAAGATATGCGAATTTTCTTCCAACGAACATATGGGAATTTGCTTCCAACTAAAAAAGCATTACATTAAATCTTCCCATGAAATCCCAGCAACTGGACAACAACCCAACAATCTTGCAACCTTCTACTTTTCATAGTTGATAGAAACCTCAATTTCAATTCATTCAGGCATTTGTGAGTCACTTCAACAGTAATAGAGAGTTTGAATCTTCGTATGAGAGAGTATTCAACACAATTGTGATTCGCTAGGGCCTTATGATTTGAAGTGCTACAATCGTAAAGACGTTGTCATTGTATTTTGGGAGACAAGTGCTGATCAACCATGAGCACCATAGTGAGGCGTAAATTATCTTAAGGCCAGAGTGTCGAGCACTTGCCTCGACCAATTTTCATTGTTTCTAATCCATTTTTCGTGTACatttatcttcttcctttttatcaCAGATTCTGCGTATTGAAAAAATGTTTCTAATTCATTTTTCAAGCACTTGCCGGTCcatttttgataaaatatagcAATAAACCCTTACTTTTCCTAAATGCCAGTATACTAACCTGGTCTTAGCAAGAGGCTTGTGACTTAAGTTGTTAAAAACATTTACCTTTGCATCATAAGTCCTAGGTTCGATTTCTCATCCCCCAATATCgctttgtattaaaaaataaaaataaaacttggtCTTAATGTAGatcttcaaaatcaaatgaCAGCAGCGTATGTCCGAAGGACCGCGAGACTATCACCTCAAATCACTCGAGCGTCGTACTCTTTAGTATCGCCAAAACAAGTTCAACCCCTTTAAATAGTTAAATCGAGTAGGGTTGGAGTTTTATTAACTCATTTATTACATGCCCAGTTAAGCAATTATAAACCACAATCGATAAATACTTGCTTGGCCTAACAATTGTCTGATTAGATATTGGATCTTAGCGCACTTTCCTTTGCAACACATCCAGTAAATTTACATGTACACGAAAAATAACGCGGTAGGAAAAATAAGTCAAAAGCAAAGTATTTACCATACTATGAACTCGACAACTCAATCAACAGCATAAAGATTTACCCAACAATTACTTGCATCATAACTTTGTATCACCAAAACTTCTGTCTGCCTGAAGCTGACGGGACTTCATGAACCACCTCGATGAAATGGACGACTACACAGGTGGCCTTGATGGTTCCCTCACGTGCACTTGCTTGCATAAAGCTGTTGTACATTACAGAGTAGAGGAAGTTCTGGACTTGTGAATCTTCTCGTCTTCAGATGTTGGAGGCAACGAGGACGATGAGACCACTGCACGATACGAGGAAGAAGCAAGTTGGGCCAAGGCTGGAACAGCCCCACCTGTTGATTTTCCAGAAGGCATTAAATAACAGCTCTATTAGAGGTTTGCAGAATTGTAAAACAAGATCCAAGTTTTACACGCATTGAGTGTTGCCCTTGCGTAGTGCCAGACGGTGAATACAAAAATGACGACAAACAGATCTAAAAGCTGAAAGCACCATCTCAAAGTTCACACCAGCAACAAGCACTAATTTCGAAACTATGCTGTGATCACCATTATAAAGCTCCAGAAATTTTAGTGTGTTTCGTAAGTTCATGGATTTTGATTTGGCATATTTCATTGAGCAAAACATGTCAGTCTGTCAATCAATGGTATCTGCACATGTTGGTTCTGATTTCAGCTACAACTCATACTTTAGGCTGTTAAGTAACTTAGATGACTTAGAATTGATTGAGCTTGTTCACTTGGTTATCATGTTCAATGAAAGCTAGTAACATGTGTCGATTGCTATCACTACAATGTCATACTCAGTTCATTTAATTATCTAATCATTCTCAGTCTTTTTTATCCCAAGATTTTCAGTTCAATCATTCACATTTACTCTTTCTTTtcatcttattattatttattaaattatatgctaattaacttaatttattatataaaattcagatttttcaTCTGTTATAATTTACAGCCTGACTAAGTTAactttaattagtttatttctCCAACAAAATTACTCTCACTAGACATTAGCAAAAGTAGTAAAAGCTAATAAAATAGCTCACACTGATGATCTTAGAtaatataacaaaacaatCACTGACCTGCCAAACCTGCACAAGCTGAAGAGAATACAATCACAGGCGGAGCCTACAGTTTCAAAAGGAAGACTTATGTCATTCACAATCTTTTTAAAAGTAAGCATTGAAAAAATTAGCACATACAAATAACGCAACAAAGCAAGTTCAGGAACAACCCAAAACCTCTAAAGTTTTAGGAACATAGATTGAAAAGTGTACATATGCACAGACACAAACACATGCAGATgagtaaccaaaataaattgaaaaatgcAAACCatgaaaaaccaaaataatttaatttttttcctatCAACCAGAATAAACTTTCATCATGTGTCATGCATTGGCTATTTGTTTCATCAAATATCTAGACCAGTCACACAACGAGAATGTAATATGTGGGCCATTTGGTTACACACCAAAACTATTTTCTATTTCAGAAAACAAGTGTTGCCTCTtagaaaatgagaaagaaaaaaatgtttttaaaGTACCAAATTCGAGAAGCTCTATTCGATGGGAGGAGTTTGCCACCGAACAAAAACAGtttttaaaatggaaaacacttctcaaatttaatattaaaaaagttttcatttttaaaaaaaaacaagtatattAGAATATAAAGAGATGTCCAAGATATCAATAGAACAAATCGAATGAAATATAATCTTGAAATAtgtctataaataaaaacatataatCCTGAAACATTTAAGAgcccaaattttttctttataaggAACAAATATTTTATTGCAAAAGCCAGCAGTGTACAATGTCCAGCAGGGACAAGAAATCCACCAACCAAAAAGTTCAACAGAACCTTTCTAGATAACCAGAAAAGAACTCTGGCCTACCATGTACAGAATTACCAATACAGGGCTACATCACATCATTTGGGATGGCCTCCTCGTTCAACAGCCaaactcttttgttttttttggtcaagagTTCAACAGCCTAACTCCACATATAATATTAAGTCAGCCCGCAAATTTGGCACGAAACGCAACTAACACAatgtaaaattttcattttcacatTAATATCCCATCTCATAACTACAATATGGTATTTATATAAACCAAAATAAGTCTTGGTCCCAAAAGGTCAAGCTTCTTTCCATGTTATGAACCCAAACAAGGAAATTAGTACCCACCATTTTACAATCCTGAGTTTTGTTCGAATTCAAAGTTTATTTTCTCCATCAAAATACACTGATACTGACATTCTCATCCTTAGGGATAAGAAGTAGGGTATTTTGAAAATAGTAAAAGAATTGAAGAACTTACACCAATGAAAAAATGTAACCACATAGGTCCTTTTACCCATCTCCGAACAACAGGCATCACTgcaccaagaaaaaaataacgAAGATAGAATTagatattaatattttaataaaccTTTCTGCCAATACCTCAAAACAACTCATGAAAGGTAGAAACAGAAGTTCACAAGAATGCATGCATGTATGCATAAACACAGTCattcaaccaaaaacaaaagcataaaCACAGAcacgtatatatatttttgattGCCAATAACATCTTATGACATGTACAAGCCATGGCAATGTACAAAGGGATTACGATACTTGAagcaaattaatttttcatagCTAAGGAGGGAAATATTTTATGAGAGAACATCTTCAGCTCTGCTTTTCCATGTTTAATGAATATCATATCATAAAATTCGTTTTGTCATGCCTGAAAACCAGGATTGGTGACTAAGTGGAGGATTCCATAAGATGAACATTTCACTGTCTCACAATTATTTTCTAGGCCCTAATAGTAATATGTATGGGTTCAGGTGCCCTAATCATGCATAAAATAAGCATGAAAAGACATCCCACATTTTTATGGAACAAAGTTTGCACAAGATAGTACATTCCACCACCCCTTCAAGAATTTTGTCCTCGAAATTTGTACGGGTAATGAATTTTCTCCttgaaaaattcagaaatcaATATCTTCCTAGGAAATTCCAGTATGTCATAATCTTATATTAGGAGTTGATCCCTCCAGCATTCTTTCCTTTCCAAATTAAATGAGTCTAGAAGATACCGGCATGGTGTCAATGTACATAGTATCACATTTTACCTTCCTAAACACGAACCTCAAAACAAGTACTCAGTCAAGTTCATGTGATCCTTTCTAACTGACATTAGAGACTGCGCATCCATTAGGATTGATCACCATCTTTTCAATACACTACAAAAGAACTGCCTTAGTATCTACAAGGCTCTCCAAGAGTACTTGGGCCCGGTAGTCTATTGGGCTAGGGTTCTAGTTGCTTCTTTTCAGTTTCCCATTCCAATTAGGATTTGGTTCACTTTCATGACTTTAGtttagttttccttttcaatcAGGTTACCCTTTTATGCTAGGGTTTGATGGCTATATAAGCCTAGTTAATAGTTGTAATAAGGGTCTTTATCAACTTTATTCAGAAATTACAGATTATAGAGCTTCTTTTCAGTCTCTTTGCCCTAGAACTCAATCATATTCGTTCCAACTTCTATTCTGTTGCTTTATCCAACTATTCTCTGTACAGTTCATCTCTGGGTTCCGTCTCAACTATTATTTTGTCCTATTCTACCTGCTGGACAGCAGCTTATAGCCGCTGCCCTGTATCACTCTGTCTTTGCAAACATATTCTTTCTTAACCACATCTCATAATACAGGGATAGGCAATTTGAAAAATTTGTGAATATACATTCCACATTAGGATAAAAGGGACTAAGTGTCCAGTCAGACCCCACATCCTGAGTTTGTGAAAAGCCCACCGGTCATATGAAAACGGGAAGCCGCAAACATAAGTTGTAACTTGCACTATTACTAGGTATCTACTTGTCTAAATACCTTCAAGCACAACTAACCCACTACCTGAGGCACACTAGCTTCAACCAAGTATTGCATTTGATTTCAAGTCCAAATGTTCGACACTGCTATGGGTATTTTGGTTCTTCTATCCTTAAATCTACTATAGTAGCACCTCTAAGGGAAGAAATGTCACCTCCAGGAGGGGTGAAGATCTTAACTACCAAGAGGTGATTCAAATATGCACTCTCAACACAATACCAATAGTGCACTCCTTGTTTATGTACCAAAATTCACATTTGGAGGTGGATTTTGCAACTTTCCATTGAAGCCTGACTCCAGGATTAACCGCTTAAATTCTAATGTATTCCTAGCATAAGTTTAGGAAATTATGTAAAACAACACTGGCGAAGTTCCGTTGTCTTTTGGGCAcattaaaactatgcaacctACATAAATAACAGTTCTCAAACCATTCTACCCTTGTATCAATCATGGACCTTTTATCCCTCCACAATCAAAGCACCACCAAGACAAACATCATATCAATGTCACAATCAAGCATATAGTGACATCCAGCTCCCTTATGTATTTAAAgtacatattcaaaataacataACACCATTACAATAAGAAATCTTATTTGCATATTACACTAGTTCTTGAGGAGTTGGGATTGAGGCTTCAAAACAAACTGGCTTGTCAAATAACAGGGTCAAACAGGCACCCcaaccaaacaaagaaaactttTTTCGAAGTAGACTACCACCTAAGCTCTATTGCCATAACTATCACACCCCAGAACTGGTGTTGGTGACTTAATGGAGAATTCCAAGAGAATTATGGACATTTGCATTACTTCACAATTATTATCTAGGCCCTAATATGTATTGATGAAGTAtgaatcaaagtttttggttcAGTTGCACCAATCACACACCTTCATATTAACTAAAATTTATACAGGGATATTACACCTTTTTGTTCAATGTTTTTGGAAGAGCTGAATGCATATTACAATACAAACAATGGCCATAAGATGATGAGATACTATGCAATCAAACAATTcggaaagaaattaaaaatagcagaaatttttattgaaaatagAGGAAAAGTAGAAAAGTAACGAAAGGAGGAACAGGACTCCATCTTGTGCTTACagaataattaaagaaaacactGCCAAACATCAAGgtaagaagagaaaatatacatatttacAAAACTCCACTTGGGGGGATAAGAGAAGATGTTTCACATATGttatggaaaaaataaataaacaccctaaaaattttagaaaatgaaCAAACGACAGATGCCTACAAATTCTTAAACACTGAAGCCTAAGAAGAGCCCAAAAAGCTAACTCTATTCCACAACTCAAAGCATTTAAGAATGTCGTCATGCCAAATGGCATAAATAACAGTTCAGAACAAGCGGTAATAACCATACACCAAGAACGC
This window encodes:
- the LOC18793643 gene encoding uncharacterized protein LOC18793643; translation: MADSKPTTSMRCHHCAGPLSKEMETSGWTVPPLIRDSFSMIGSAVGGTASAFYGFNHVMPVVRRWVKGPMWLHFFIGAPPVIVFSSACAGLAGGAVPALAQLASSSYRAVVSSSSLPPTSEDEKIHKSRTSSTL